In Procambarus clarkii isolate CNS0578487 chromosome 5, FALCON_Pclarkii_2.0, whole genome shotgun sequence, the following are encoded in one genomic region:
- the LOC138351925 gene encoding tigger transposable element-derived protein 1-like, which yields MSPKKLVAKDSVGKGKKATITVEVKKEIIAKHERGVRVVDLVREYGRTSSTICTILKRKEQFKTLEVAKGVTKVNKKRPQILEEVEKLLLVWMNERQLHGDSVSEALVCAKAKKLYVDLVRKTPGASSEEEEIFKASRGWFEKFRKRSGIHSVVRHGEAASSDKAAAEKFVPEFQEFVAEKEFLPQQVFNCDETGLFWKKMTKRTYITQEEQSLPGHKPMKDRLTLVLCANASGDCKVKPLLVYHSENPRVFKACKVYKARLNVMWRSNKKSWVTRIFFTEWINDVFGPSVRKYLEEKQLPLKA from the coding sequence atgtcgccaaagaagctggTTGCTAAAGACAGTGTTGGCAAGGGGAAGAAAGCAACAATTACTGTTGAAGTGAAGAAGGAAATAATAGCAAAGCACGAGCGTGGTGTGCGTGTGGTTGATCTCGTCAGGGAGTATGGCAGGACCTCATCAACGATTTGTACCATTCTGAAGAGGAAGGAACAATTTAAGACGCTTGAGGTGGCTAAAGGAGTTACCAAGGTTAACAAGAAACGTCCACAAATCCTAGAAGAGGTTGAAAAGCTACTTCTAGTCTGGATGAATGAAAGGCAATTGCATGGCGATAGTGTCTCTGAAGCTCTTGTCTGTGCAAAGGCCAAGAAGTTGTATGTGGACCTTGTCAGGAAGACACCAGGTGCGTCGTCTGAAGAGGAGGAGATATTTAAGGCAAGCcgtggatggtttgagaaatttaggaaGAGAAGCGGTATCCACAGTGTTGTTcgacatggggaggctgccagctctgataaagctgctgCTGAGAAATTTGTACCAGAGTTCCAGGAATTTGTTGCTGAAAAGGAGTTCTTGCCCCAACAAGTTTTTAATTGTGACGAGACTGGCCTGTTTTGGAAGAAAATGACGAAGAGGACCTACATCACACAGGAGGAACAATCTTTGCCTGGCCACAAACCGATGAAGGATCGGCTTACTCTCGTCCTCTGCGCCAATGCAAGTGGCGATTGCAAGGTCAAGCCGCTGCTGGTCTACCACTCAGAAAATCCACGCGTGTTCAAGGCATGTAAAGTGTATAAGGCGCGACTGAATGTGATGTGGAGGTCCAATAAGAAATCCTGGGTCACGCGGATATTCTTCACTGAATGGATCAATGATGTTTTTGGCCCCTCAGTGAGGAAATATCTTGAAGAGAAACAGTTGCCACTCAAGGCCTAG
- the LOC138351936 gene encoding tigger transposable element-derived protein 1-like, which produces MRDELYPENQFITIKFLPPNTTPLLQPMDQKVIANFKKLNMKALLERCVDVTDNTGLTLKEFWKNHFNILGALRLIDKAWEGVIRRTLNSAWRNLWPEGVPERDFEGFGPASASAPVEDPEVHLVDDIVALGQTLGLELDAADVQELVEEHSEELTTEELLELQKEINQEEAQEFSSGEEEVREDAAASSSEIREVLGMFEKVTAFLEKHHPDQAVTTRCVNMFNDNLLSRFRDILKQRQKQLSIEKFFPKVEKRRASDSEPQPGPSGVKIPRRESPPDSEVDSPSTP; this is translated from the coding sequence ATGCGAGATGAATTGTATCCTGAAAATCAGTTCATCACCATCAAGTTCCTTCCTCCCAATACCACTCCACTCCTCCAACCTATGGACCAGAAAGTCATTGCAAACTTTAAGAAACTCAACATGAAGGCCTTGTTGGAGAGGTGTGTTGATGTGACCGACAATACAGGGCTGACCCTCAAAGAATTCTGGAAGAACCACTTTAATATCCTGGGTGCCTTACGTTTGATCGATAAGGCCTGGGAAGGAGTGATAAGGAGGACCCTTAACTCTGCTTGGCGTAACCTGTGGCCTGAGGGTGTCCCTGAGCGAGACTTTGAAGGTTTCGGTCCTGCATCTGCATCTGCACCTGTGGAAGACCCGGAAGTGCATCTAGTGGATGATATTGTTGCTCTGGGGCAAACTTTGGGTCTGGAGTTGGATGCTGCTGATGTGCAGGAGTTAGTGGAGGAGCACAGTGAGGAACTGACCACTGAGGAACTCCTGGAACTTCAGAAGGAGATTAATCAAGAGGAGGCACAAGAGTTCtcatcaggggaggaggaggtacgggaggatgctgctgcctcttcaagtgagatcagggaagtgctaggaatgtttgaaaaggtgaccgcATTCTTAGAAAAACATCACCCTGatcaagcagtgacaacccgatgtgtgaacatgtttaatgacaatttacTGTCTCGTTTTAgggacatcctaaaacaaagacaaaagcaattgtcaatagaaaAGTTCTTTCCgaaagtagagaaaagaagagccagtgatagtgaaccacaacccggtcccagtggggtgaaaatcccaagaagagagagcccacctgactcagaggtggattctccttccacaccataa